Genomic window (Helianthus annuus cultivar XRQ/B chromosome 3, HanXRQr2.0-SUNRISE, whole genome shotgun sequence):
AAAAGAACATTTGCAACATCATCATTATAATGAGCTAAAAGTTTTTGCAATTCACGAAAGTTACCTTGATTCTTAGATGTGGAAGACTCCTCATGTCCTTGTAAGGCACGAGCTTGGTAAGTCAACCAACGAACTACATCAATTGTGGTTTTTAATCGTAACCGGTTCTTCCTAATTTTCCCTTCACTTTTCGTTTCTATGAAACTGTCAAGGTGTGCTTCTTGATTCAACAAGTTCGTATACAATAGAAAAGCTTTTTTATGatttgaagattgaatgtgcttCAACAATGGGCATTTATCCCTATCATTAACCTTTTCCCAATTGTCAAATCCTTCACTAGTAAACGCACTATGACCATGGCTCTCATTCGGTTTATCATTATATAAATAACAAAGGAAACAATAAGCCTTGTGTTTCGTTGGAGAATACTCTAACCAATTAGGGAACATATCAAACCAAGCATATTTAAATCTACGAAGATCGTTCTTTGGACCCCTAGGCTTATACTCATCTAGCTTTATTTGATACGCTCCTAATGATATATAAGCTAGTCTTACTTGTTCCCGTATATTAACTGGATATTTCCACATTGGGAGTCGCTTAGCGGGATCTCTTTCTAGACTACTAACATCCTCTTCATTGATGTTAGTCGGATTTTGAGGAATGTTTTGATTCGCCTCATTATTCGCTTCATTAACCGGTTGAATATTTTGATTCGCCTCATTATTCGCTTCATTAACCGATTCGCTTATTGAAGCTTTTTGACGTTTGTTCTCATTGTTTCCATCAACAATTCCCTCTACTAGTTCTtcattttcattctttcttttgaAAAAAGAGGGTATGCATTTATTCTTCCCCATGGCATAATCTAATAACACATGTGAACAAATCACCCTAAGTTTCAAAAATCTAATAGCTAGAGAAAGATTTAACAAGTTTAGGGCTAAAACTCACACCTAATTTCAAACAAGAAATCTCGAACAAGTGAACAAGAGGTCTCGAACTTGAAGTCTCGAACAAGCAGCATGCCAGCACAGTCGCTCTTTCCCCCAGCCCCTACGTTTTCTTCTGTCTGCGCACAGTTGTGTTGGTCGTAATCCCCTCACAGCTGATTATTGGGTTTAATTTCATAAATGGGCTATGAGTTATTGAGTTTGGGCTTCTATTTGGGTTGTATAACAATTGATTTGGGGATTTTGGGCTATGATAAACATACATAATACACTCTTTTATTTGGGCTAATTTAGTATTTTATTTGggttatataatttattttttagaatGCCGGGGGGGGGGTcgaacatgtatatacatattttttttcaGAAAATCGGGGGTTCGAACACgtatatacatatttttttttaaaaaccaggGGGTTAGAAACGTATAtccctaaaaatttctatacgaaaaacACATACGTAACACTACTAACCGAAAAGTTTGGGGGTCCCCCCCCGCCCCTCACATGCTGCGCCCCTGGGCATCTTCATCCTCATCGTCCTTGTCAAAAATGTCATCATCGTCGTTTGCGGCTTGCTTTCCCATCGAAGTAAGATAGGAATCGAGTTGATTTAAAAATGCTGGGGTTTGGAACAAACTCAAAAAATATTCCTGTATAAATACATATCAAAACCTATATTAGCATTTAAAATACTAccaatatatatttaccaaggtAGCATGCGCTCTTTGATGCTTGTATAACTTTTTAAAGTAAAATTGTATAGTTTACCTCAGAAAAGGGCTATGGAGTTTGAGGTTGCGCACCAAACACATTCGATGGCATATTGGAAGGTTTATGCCTAATCCCCCGTAACCATCCTCGTCGATCACCCAACACATTTTCAAACACGACAACCTCATTCGGCGTTTGAGAACTGCCGCCTTCTCTGCCCACAGGGGAAAAAATAGAagcgaaaaaaataaattaaaaatcctaatcggatctctcttcacaatcttcactgttatcagtctctctcttctttaatactacaagaactatcaccaaatatatggcgtttttatgtaaaacttaacaaacctaTCGGTCTGATTATtttgtttgttcgtttgttgaaGTGGCTTTGTGGATGTCGGGGACATAGATCGATGTcgtgtgagtgggtttttcgctttgCTCTTCAACTTTATCTTCATATTTATAATCATCCCACtattcagtgtcattgatctcttctcctcatccaagccttcttcaagaacaaagaacacaaaatgacatatgactatcatcagtatctttttcttgaagatttgtccatctcatgcagcaaaatcttactgagttactgCACTCACTTAACAATCCATTCGGTGAAACTTCACgcagaacaatactgaatatccaagaaaacatgttagccatctttgatttttttaaatttttggcgttttacattgagtgGTATTTGAAacattggcgtttgtttttttggtgtgatcaaatggaagttgctgagaggtatcattttataggatgtctttggcgtatagtttaggcgggatattattataataaagtattcgtcgtttcagttactATTTGTAATTACTGTTGTTTATAACCTTTATCTCTggagtctgtaacacgtcccatctttcaagtttggcgttttatattttaatataataaatgttgtaaataataaagtttcCGTCGCTTCAGTTTACTGTTTTatagttactgtttctagttacctTTTAGCGAttttggcattttgtatttttaatgAGGTTTTATATAAAGATGACACTTTGTTCTATTCTCTTGTACCTTGTTTTTTATaccttttttagtttttttataatacttgtccaaagtaattttattatagtttgggagttttagggcgttttatggcatgatggcgttttCACAAGCATTTGTCTGTGttgcgtttttattatatatggcgttgttattatataacaatcaactgaaaaagaaaaattaaaaaatatatatataaacaaatgatcttccaaatcttcactgtcaccagtctctttcttcttttgaaacatcttcactggctgttttgactttcgtatgattcattttgttttttttttttgaagtagCTTTTTGTCGCCGTTTGCAAGCACaaatgacatgagttttttgtttgaagttCATTTTTATCTTCAACTCACTCATCAATGTCATCCGTCTCTTCATGccattcaaatattcatcaagaacaaagcacagaaaatgacataagtctgacatcagactctttttcttgaagatttgtccatctcatgcagcaaaatgttattgagttacaCCCCTCAGCTAACAATCCATTCGGCAAAACTTCacgtagaacaatattgaatatccaaggaacgatgtttgattttttaactttttgttgttttaccgagaaaaagaacACCATTAAATAAAAGCaccttaaacctctaaatttggtcatgctaaactcaataatgttttgctgtatgagatggaaaacattgttaatcctcagttaagaaatatgtctaacaatgttgtccaccccatacaacTAAACTTTATTGAGAGCAAAACTGAATCTCCAAGAAATGACGTTTTTGAAATTTTGTGGTTTTTGTATATTTTGGCgtttataaattggatggaagttgaggataaagtCAATAACATTTTACTCAATGAGATGGACAATATCttcacttaaggattttgtccatcACATTGAGCGAAACTTTACCaacaaccaaactgaatttcaaagaAACGTTTTGTTTTaggaatctttgatgtttgggttttttggcgtatctaagatgaatggtatatattaaatatggcgttttgggtttggtgtgtttaatggaaggtctgagatgttgtatatataggatgttTTTTACGGTtgttttaggcgggattttattataataaatgctagTAATTAAGTCCCGTCGTTTCATTTAGTGTTTATTCAGCTTTATCGTTTAAAAACAAAGTtcggcgttttatatctaatggcgtttagaATAGGATGATTTGTGCTATGTAGGTTAAGGGGGGagttttaatggcgttttatttatgagtttggcgttttgtgtagagaagtcaaaagacttttttacccttaatgaagcgcgccacactaataaaagtgatgttatttacgaaaacgtcaccgtgtcatctagtccatagattgttttgatctgacgatccataaccgttctctccgttctcacacttttcaccgttttctctaaatcctgactctctctctctctctctatatatatatatatatatatgtatacagtagggttctagagtgaacactaggttgagaatgaactgtgtgaactaatctgggCCATTGGATTACACCATCTAGAGAGTTTTTTTataatggcaagattgtaataATAATTTTGTAAGGTCCTTTTAACATAATTGATAAAAGGGTATTTATGTCTTTTGTAAATTGCATTTACtaaaaaataaaatcaaaatccctaaaatctcgCTAGTTTCCATACATACAATATACACCGATGTtagtgtatacacatgtgtacagtctcgctagtatcagtttatacaagatacacagacgttagtttatacacatgtgtacagtctcgccAATTATCAGTTTATAAAAGATACAAAGTTGTtggtttatacacatgtgtacagtcttttatacatatgtgtattatatTTAGAAAttgttacatatgtgtatattaacaacatatagggtatgtttggcatggagcttttaggagcttcaagctttaagcttttaagaaaaagttcctacttaataaaaagtcttgtttggttgaaggagctttaagcttttaggttaggagcttgaagcttttggttgaacgctactactagtagcgtttagaaggagctacaagcttttagggaaaaatgactattttaacctctcaaaataagaaactttttaatgcaccaactttctaaatttttagttatgtccattttggtaattttatacatcttattaaaagctccagctactctaccaaacaccaaatatatctaaaaagctacagctactagctaccagctacagctaACAGCTTTcagccaccagctaccagcttgcagctttcagctaccagccaccagctacttttgccaaacatacccatagTATATTATGCATGCACACGAATAGAttcaaataaaaatatgaaattaatgaaaactaaacatatcacatgtatgtaaaaataaataactgtatcacatattcaaaaaaaaggttaatgcccaaaaataattacaatttcaatctcagagaaatttttcaatatttattgaaaattataaaaagttaaaaacaatatattatgatatctatatatatatagataataaaagaaaaatatattaaaGTTAAAATTAAACCAAAATCTATGGATAAAAAATTATGGAGAAATAACTAAaaatgtgtgtgagagagagag
Coding sequences:
- the LOC110931982 gene encoding zinc finger MYM-type protein 1-like, with the translated sequence MGKNKCIPSFFKRKNENEELVEGIVDGNNENKRQKASISESVNEANNEANQNIQPVNEANNEANQNIPQNPTNINEEDVSSLERDPAKRLPMWKYPVNIREQVRLAYISLGAYQIKLDEYKPRGPKNDLRRFKYAWFDMFPNWLEYSPTKHKAYCFLCYLYNDKPNESHGHSAFTSEGFDNWEKVNDRDKCPLLKHIQSSNHKKAFLLYTNLLNQEAHLDSFIETKSEGKIRKNRLRLKTTIDVVRWLTYQARALQGHEESSTSKNQGNFRELQKLLAHYNDDVANVLFQNAPYNWKYTSSDIQLEILSIMANKVRKHIRSEVGYSWFCVMVDESRDESKKEQMAIVLRFVDAERVIRERFLDLVHVMDTLSATLKLNLWNTLLHYGFDVSKIRGQGYDGASSMRGEWNGLQALVREYSPYAYYVHCFAHRLQLALVCVSRDVTPVHQFFSYLVFIINVVCASSKRHDELQIAKADEIKKLLELGETNSRKGKNQVGTLRRV